Within the Mucilaginibacter sp. CSA2-8R genome, the region CGAGTACGGATAGGATGCCCATTTAACTTTGCTTACCTTATCAGCGGCCAATTTATTGGCTGTAGACGCCATCGGTTCGTAGAAACTCGCATTACGGCGTTCGTTAATCTCCAAGTAAAGTAAAGCGGCGTTTAAAGAGGGGGCAAAAAACAACCCTTCGCTTTTGTTGCTTTCTGCTATATCGGTTGCACAATCGTACATCAGGTTTAGATAACCTTTCCTTTTTACATCAAAACTGATGGAATCAACCTGGGGGTAATTGGGCTTGTTACCCTCTGCATAAACGCCGATGGTGTAATTTACGTAATTGGCATCCTGCTCCCAGGCTTTTACCAAGAGGTCAACGGGTTCCTCATTACTGTATTTGATGTACATACCCGAGGGTATCAAATGCGTTTTAACCAAATTGCCCAAGGCATTGTCAGGCTTGTAAAGCGCCCGTAAGCGATTGCTTGCCATTTGTATCTCATCGCCGGTCAACTTTTGTTTCTCGGGCAGGCATAACGCCTCTTTACATTCCGTGAGTGAAGCTTGAACAGCTTTATATTTGGCCTGGGCCAGTTTCACAAACTCCGGATCTGACTTAAGCAGTTTTTTTACAGCTTCGTTTTGCTCAAATAAAGTAAGCAGGTAATAATTTTTCGCTTTCACCCAGTCGCCGCCGGATACAAGTTTGTAATTAGCCTGCGCACCCATTTGCTGCGAAAAACCATTAAAGCCAAGCAAACTGAATAAAATCAAGAAGCGAATTTTCATGCTGATATTTACCATTACAAACAACCGATATGTTTATTAACTCAATGTTAGCGTTAAGTTATTAAGATTAATTGTATCTCGTTGCCGTAAACTGATGCTTTTTGCTCAATCATTCAGAAGAGGTCAAATGAAAAAAACTCATTTGGGTACATTGAGGCTTTACTTAAACACTAGCCAACACTTCTCTAATTAAAGTTTCGCATGTTTTAATTGACAATTAAAAATCAATGCTTTAACTTGGTTAAACCGATTAGACAAGCAACCAGTTATAAATTCTAAACCTATGAAACAGCGATTATTTTCAGGAAGTCTGTTGATGACTTGCCTGCTCGTTAGTATGATGTCAGTGGCGCAAACGGTAGGCACACCTCAGCCAACTCAATCAATGCGTTTGGAAGTGGACGGGGTACGGACCAACCGTTACGGTAACATTGAGGTAGACGGCTCGCCTTTTTTGACCGATAATTGGACGCCGGGCATGGCCATCAATGACAAAGGTGCCGAGTATCCCCTACTTTTAAAATACGACATTGTTAAAGATCAGCCTATTTTTGCGGGCAAAGACAGCGACATGATGGAATTTACCGTTCCCATCAATCGTTTTGCCTTAAAGCAGGATACCTATCAGAACGGATATCCCGCAGTAGACGAGTGGTCTAAAGCAAGTTACTATAAAAATATAGGCAGCGGCAAAAGCAAGTTACTTAAACACTATTACAAAAAAAGAATTGAGGTGCGGGACATTGGCGGCTTAACCGGTTACAAATACGAAGATAATACGGCCTTTTACTTATTTAAAGACAGCAAGATGACCGCCGTCAAACCTGGCAAAAATGGCATTTTAGACGCCTTATCCGATAAAAAAGGTGAAGTTGAAAACTTTGCAAAAGCGAATAAGCTTAATTTTAAACAAGATGCTGATTTAGCCAAATTAATGGATTACTACAGCAATTTGTAAGTAAAATATTAATGACCAACCGATTGCTGCTGAAATCCGCAGTTGCCCAAACAAAGCGAACAAGAAAATTTCATTTATTTGAACTTAACTTTTGGAAATTTGCAATAAGCGATTACCTTTGCAATCCCAAACGGGAGGAGTGGTAGTTCAGCTGGTTAGAATACATGCCTGTCACGCATGGGGTCGCGGGTTCGAGTCCCGTCCATTCCGCAGATAGCAATATCAAAAACAACTAAAAGCCTGTAAACTAAATGTTTGCAGGCTTTTTTATTTTGCCTCGTTTGCCACTATATCTAACCATTCCCATAAAAAAGGTTAGCATCTGGTGAGCACTCTTAAAGGCAATCAATCATGCTCACCAAAACGCTTGTAATGAGCTGCATTACAAGCTGTTCACTCAATAAACATCTTGACTGTAAGCAACGAAACTACCACTTTTGTTTTACTTAATTCATCATGCAACATGAGAACTAACATGCATCTGCTCTTCTACCTCAAAAAAAGAACCGGCTACCAGAGCGGCCCTGTAGCTATCTACCTGCGCTTCGGCTATGATGGTCAGCGCTCTGAAACTTCTACCGGCAGGAGCTGCGAGCCTGCCCGCTGGAACGCAGCAGCAGGCAGAATGAGCGGCACCCGCGAGGACGCCCGCACCCTGAACGCTTACCTAGACAGCCTGCAATCACAGGCACAGTCCCTCTATCAAACCATGATCGCTAATGATGAAGTACTGACCGCGGGAAACATCCGTAACCGCTTTACCGGTAAAGGAGAAAAGCTGCGCACCCTGGTCAGCGTCTTTTCGGACCACAATAAGAAAATGGCAAGCCTGGTCGGCCAGGAGTTTGAGAAAAGCACCCTGACGCGTTACAAGACCTGCCTGATGCACGTACAGGACTATTTAAAGCTAGACTACAACTTGCAGGACCTTCCGGTGGCTAAGATCACCTTTGAGTTTTTGACCGGCTTTGACTAATACCTCAGAAGCACACGTAAGTGTGCTAATAACTCAGCCATCAAGTACGTCAAGAACCTGCGTAAAATCGTGCGTATCTGCTTGAGTAACGGCTGGCTAGCTATTGACCCATATATTAACCACAAGCCCAAAACTAAAAAGACCAACCGTGTGGTGCTGTCCAAAGAGGAACTGGCGCGCCTGATACAAAAAGAGTTTACCATTGAAAGATTGGATCTTGTCAGGGATATCTTTGTCTTTA harbors:
- a CDS encoding YdcF family protein, with protein sequence MKIRFLILFSLLGFNGFSQQMGAQANYKLVSGGDWVKAKNYYLLTLFEQNEAVKKLLKSDPEFVKLAQAKYKAVQASLTECKEALCLPEKQKLTGDEIQMASNRLRALYKPDNALGNLVKTHLIPSGMYIKYSNEEPVDLLVKAWEQDANYVNYTIGVYAEGNKPNYPQVDSISFDVKRKGYLNLMYDCATDIAESNKSEGLFFAPSLNAALLYLEINERRNASFYEPMASTANKLAADKVSKVKWASYPYSHILVPGAGPDNLTTPLSGEGMLRCRAAARQYFAGKAPFVVVSGGSVHPYKTKYNEAAEMKKYMVGTLHLPDYAVIIEPHARHTTTNIRNDVRLIFRYGMPMAKPGLIVTDKSQNDGIANMEKRCLKELGYVPYKLGNRLTETALEFYPVITSLQIDADEPMDP